A genomic window from Motacilla alba alba isolate MOTALB_02 chromosome 2, Motacilla_alba_V1.0_pri, whole genome shotgun sequence includes:
- the LOC119696952 gene encoding collagen alpha-1(I) chain-like, giving the protein MAVPWQGFSPLVSAGWRGRELRGANADMSQCAVPARRGTEPSVPRRHSHFTNPLYQSDAQPCAQETGTCTCPPGRLGFIHSPGAARRSRAPRSCRGLPGPAPPAAGRGQGGAARQRPAPGTRSLQRPRGGLRRLCPPWAQPHRGCLGTGGFLRAEVGGSRAGSGDRCRRQPKAGRGRSACSRLSSPSSCSRPCVRPSVPPGLSSRLPPPLPPSPEEKLRGPEAGRTGSELPGRNAFPGAQPPATLSRSRAPRAASGSGPVSGAAQRPGSPREPVHDKFHRALALNVGKPHGERKGLITLP; this is encoded by the exons atggctgtgccatggcagggcttcTCTCCTCTGGTGAGCGCTGGCTGGCGTGGCCGGGAGCTGCGGGGAGCTAACGCAGACATGTCTCAGTGCGCGGTACCTGCGCGGCGCGGCACGGAGCCTTCGGTCCCCAGGCGCCACAGCCACTTCACTAACCCCCTGTACCAGAGTGACGCTCAA CCCTGCGCACAGGAGACGGGCACCTGTACCTGTCCCCCCGGCCGCCTCGGCTTTATTCATAGCCCGGGGGCAGCGCGGCGGAGCCGGGCGCCGCGGAGCTGCCGGGGACTGCCTGGGCCAGCGCCCCCGGCCGCGGGGAGGGGGCAAGGGGGGGCGGCGCGGCAGCGCCCGGCACCGGGGACCCGCTCCCTGCAGCGCCCCCGAGGCGGGCTACGCCGTCTCTGCCCGCCCTGGGCGCAGCCCCACAGAGGCTGCCTGGGCACCGGGGGCTTCCTCCGGGCGGAGGTGGGGGGCAGCCGAGCGGGGAGCGGAGACAGGTGCCGGCGGCAGCCGAAAGCAGGTCGGGGCAGGAGCGCTTGCTCCCGCTTGTCCTCTCCGTCCTCCTGCTCCCGTCCCTGCGTCCGGCCGTCCGTCCCGCCCGGCCTCAGCAGCAGGCTGCCACCGCCGCTGCCGCCCTCTCCTGAGGAGAAGTTACGCGGGCCCGAGGCTGGGCGAACCGGCAGCGAGCTCCCAGGCAGAAATGCCTTTCCCGGTGCGCAGCCTCCCGCCACCCTCAGTCGGTCCCGGGCGCCCAGGGCCGCTTCGGGCTCCGGCCCCGTGTCCGGGGCCGCGCAGCGCCCGGGATCCCCGCGGGAGCCTGTGCATGACAAGTTCCACCGCGCGCTCG CTTTAAATGTGGGGAAACCACACggagaaagaaaag GATTAATCACACTACCCTGA